The proteins below are encoded in one region of Sminthopsis crassicaudata isolate SCR6 chromosome 1, ASM4859323v1, whole genome shotgun sequence:
- the DDX51 gene encoding LOW QUALITY PROTEIN: ATP-dependent RNA helicase DDX51 (The sequence of the model RefSeq protein was modified relative to this genomic sequence to represent the inferred CDS: inserted 1 base in 1 codon; deleted 1 base in 1 codon) — MALFRIARYEEQENVTNTEERAQVLLQRLQVQARERQLKKQKQQEAKAKASPAGVKIPGSPKPANLSPSSPVPQEPKRKAKKRKRGDGSPHRLEKSASDTEAEPSPRGTGSSRKPKGKKKKKTGKKDPEAAEGKNSEEQGKEKDPPEASEPSGETSEPPHSALVLGVPNKKALPKVQPFLPKWLAEPSRVQKSVKNDLVPIQDIPGIHPCLQKKLKTNGILSYFPVQAAVIPALLESASHGFLVGKGGYQPSDICVSAPTGSGKTLSFVIPVIQVLLERVVCHIRALVVLPTKELAQQVSKVFNVYADGTGLRIAQITGQKSLAKEQEILVQKTVSGYCSLADIVVATPGRLVDHIDQTPGFSLRQLRFLVSQPKLGPARSSLGQCLGSCLPANAGWKIWRGWEVSVFACRSVPGSRAPSSPSLLRFSPERGTRHSTDHDEADRMIDSMHQSWLPRVVKAVFHGDDAPGCSPLFQRVEPRAITAASTSQPQMPLQKLLFSATLTRNPEKLQELGLYXPRLFSTGLENQESTAQPGIEQEVEGKYAFPAGLSHFYVPCSLNSKPLVILHLMRNLKFSRVLCFTNSREHSHRLFLLVKAFGGIPVAEFSSRFGPGQRKMVLKQFEQGKIQLLISTDATARGIDVKGVKLVINYDAPQYIRTYVHRVGRTARAGHTGLAFTLLLKVQEQKFLQMLREARAPELGKHLVRSEHLKSLVPQYEEALSELQKTIRNEWKQKKA; from the exons ATGGCGCTTTTTCGGATAGCCAG ATATGAGGAACAAGAAAATGTGACTAACACTGAGGAGCGAGCCCAGGTGCTCCTGCAGAGGCTTCAAGTTCAGGCCCGGGAAAGGCAGCTGAAGAAGCAAAAGCAGCAGGAGGCCAAGGCCAAGGCCAGCCCGGCTGGAGTCAAGATCCCAGGATCCCCCAAACCTGCAAACCTCAGCCCAAGTTCTCCAGTCCCACAGGAACctaaaagaaaagccaaaaagagGAAGCGAGGGGATGGGAGCCCCCACAGGTTAGAAAAGTCAGCATCAGACACAGAAGCCGAGCCCAGTCCGAGAGGGACCGGCAGCTCCAGAAAAcccaagggaaagaagaaaaagaaaactgggaagaagGACCCAGAGGCTGCTGAAG GTAAAAACAGTGAAGagcagggaaaagaaaaggatccaCCAGAAGCCTCAGAGCCCTCGGGAGAGACCAGTGAACCCCCACATAGCGCCCTCGTTCTGGGAGTGCCCAATAAGAAGGCCCTTCCAAAG GTCCAGCCTTTCTTGCCCAAATGGCTCGCTGAGCCCAGCCGGGTCCAAAAAAGTGTCAAAAACGATCTCGTCCCAATCCAGGATATCCCAGGAATCCATCCTTGCctacaaaagaaactaaagacCAACGGCATCTTATCCTATTTTCCAG TGCAGGCCGCAGTGATTCCCGCCCTCCTGGAGAGTGCGTCCCATGGATTCCTGGTGGGGAAGGGTGGCTACCAGCCCAGTGACATCTGTGTGTCTGCCCCAACAGGCAGTGGGAAAACACTGTCCTTTGTCATCCCTGTGATCCAG GTCCTGTTGGAGCGTGTCGTGTGTCACATACGGGCCCTGGTGGTGCTGCCAACGAAGGAGCTGGCCCAGCAG GTGAGCAAAGTATTCAATGTTTATGCCGATGGCACGGGTCTGCGCATTGCCCAGATCACAGGGCAGAAATCTCTAGCAAAGGAGCAGGAGATCCTCGTCCAGAAGAC GGTCTCTGGGTACTGCAGCCTGGCAGACATCGTCGTGGCCACCCCCGGCCGGCTGGTGGATCACATCGATCAGACGCCAGGATTCAGCCTTAGGCAATTGCGCTTTCTGGTAAGTCAGCCCAAGCTGGGACCTGCCAGGTCTAGTCTGGGGCAGTGCCTGGGCTCATGTCTGCCCGCCAATGCTGGGTGGAAGATCTGGCGTGGCTGGGAGGTCTCGGTGTTTGCGTGCAGGAGTGTTCCTGGGAGCAGGGCCCCATCCAGCCCTAGCTTACTCAGGTTTTCCCCTGAACGCGGCACACGCCACTCTACAGATCACGATGAAGCCGACCGAATGATTGACAGCATGCACCAGTCCTGGCTGCCACGAGTGGTGAAAGCAGTTTTCCATGGCGACGATGCCCCGGGCTGCAGCCCACTCTTCCAGAGGGTGGAACCCCGAGCTATAACTGCTGCCAG CACGAGCCAACCTCAGATGCCACTCCAGAAGCTGCTC TTCTCGGCCACGTTGACGCGGAACCCTGAAAAACTGCAAGAGTTAGGCCTCT AGCCCCGGCTCTTCTCCACTGGCCTGGAGAATCAAGAATCCACGGCTCAGCCAGGGATCGAGCAGGAGGTGGAGGGGAAGTACGCCTTCCCTGCAGGGCTCTCG CATTTCTACGTGCCCTGCAGCCTCAACTCCAAGCCACTGGTCATCCTGCACTTGATGCGGAATTTGAAGTTCTCCCGGGTTCTGTGCTTCACCAACTCCCGGGAGCACTCACACAG GTTGTTCCTGCTGGTCAAGGCCTTTGGAGGGATCCCTGTGGCCGAGTTCTCCTCCAGGTTTGGGCCTGGCCAGAGGAAGATGGTCCTGAAGCAGTTTGAGCAGGGCAAGATTCAGCT CCTGATCAGCACAGATGCCACTGCTCGAGGCATTGACGTGAAAGGAGTGAAACTGGTCATCAACTACGATGCCCCGCAGTACATCAGGACCTACGTGCACCG GGTAGGCCGAACAGCCAGAGCTGGGCATACGGGGCTGGCATTCACTCTGCTCCTGAAAGTACAG GAGCAGAAATTCCTTCAGATGTTGAGAGAAGCAAGAGCCCCGGAGCTGGGGAAGCATCTAGTTCGGAGTGAGCACCTGAAGTCCCTTGTGCCTCAGTATGAGGAAGCGCTGTCTGAGCTCCAAAAAACAATCCGG AACGAATGGAAGCAGAAGAAGGCCTGA
- the NOC4L gene encoding nucleolar complex protein 4 homolog — protein sequence MEPECGAAELGRWLEAALKSRRGANVVFDILGVLQAEQEDDILSAIHTCSRLFGALLQRRELFVGHLPAEEAAMAGPGSALRKYKVWMRHRYNSCCNSLSELLGHRSFKVKELALCTLMKFVQLEGAHPLEKSKWEGNYLFPRGLLLSVVEGLIPTEGDSSLLISRFQEYLEHDDVRYHTMQAVVDLVARVTDTHQQGVPSTFWNNTFTLVSSVSLPRQQSDISKFYVKHKEMLEKWKVTQLKEHKHVFEKMWFSFLKHKLPVSLYKKVLVIMHDSILPHMSQPSLMIDFLTKAYDIGGAISLLALNGLFILIHQHNLEYPDFYRKLYSLLDPSVFHVKYRARFFHLADLFLSSSHLPAYLVAAFAKRLCRLSLTAPPEALLMVIPFICNLLRRHPACKALIHRPSAEASDLTSDPYDMEEEDPAKSRALESCLWELKALQRHYHPEVARAAMAINQALSPHEVSIAQLLELSPYEIFEKDFKKEGSGPVPLEFLQPQGLLGRRGDLAMEHFALD from the exons ATGGAGCCGGAGTGCGGGGCGGCGGAGCTGGGCCGTTGGCTGGAGGCTGCCCTGAAGAGCCGGAGAGGCGCTAACGTCGTGTTCGACATTCTGGGTGTACTGCAG gccgAGCAGGAAGATGACATCCTCAGCGCCATCCACACTTGCAGCCGACTCTTCGGGGCTCTGCTGCAACGAAGGGAGCTCTTCGTGGGCCACCTGCCTGCAGAGGAGGCGGCCATGGCAG GGCCCGGAAGTGCCCTTCGGAAGTATAAGGTATGGATGAGACATCGCTACAACAGCTGCTGCAACAGCCTTTCAGAGCTCTTGGGCCATCGTTCTTTCAAGGTCAAG gAACTGGCCCTTTGCACGCTCATGAAGTTTGTGCAGCTGGAGGGGGCGCACCCGCTGGAGAAATCCAAATGGGAAGGCAACTATTTGTTCCCTCGGGGCCTCCTCTTG TCTGTGGTGGAAGGCCTGATTCCAACAGAGGGGGATTCATCCCTGCTGATCTCCCGGTTCCAGGAGTACCTGGAGCACGATGATGTTCGATACCACACAATGCAGGCCGTTGTGGATTTGGTGGCCAGGGTCACAGACACGCACCAACAG GGGGTTCCCTCCACGTTCTGGAACAACACCTTCACCCTGGTCTCCTCTGTGAGCCTGCCCCGCCAGCAGAGTGACATCTCTAAGTTCTATGTAAAACACAAAG AGATGCTGGAGAAGTGGAAGGTCACTCAGCTGAAG GAACACAAGCACGTGTTTGAGAAGATGTGGTTCAGTTTTCTCAAGCACAAG CTGCCCGTCAGCCTCTACAAGAAAGTGCTTGTGATCATGCACGACTCCATCCTGCCCCACATGAGCCAGCCGAGCCTCATGATTGACTTCCTCACGAAGGCCTACGACATTG GTGGTGCCATAAGTCTCCTGGCCTTGAATGGACTCTTTATTCTTATTCATCAGCATAACCT AGAGTACCCTGACTTTTATCGGAAGCTCTACAGCCTGCTGGACCCTTCTGTTTTCCACGTGAAGTACCGAGCCCGCTTTTTCCACCTGGCAGACCTGTTCTTGTCTTCCTC GCACTTACCCGCATACTTGGTGGCTGCCTTTGCCAAGCGCCTCTGCCGCCTGTCCCTGACTGCTCCTCCCGAGGCGCTGCTCATGGTCATTCCCTTCATCTGCAACTTGCTCCGAAGACATCCTGCCTGCAAGGCCCTGATCCACCGCCCCAGTGCGGAGGCCAGTG ATTTGACCTCTGACCCCTATGACATGGAGGAAGAAGATCCAGCTAAAAGTCGTGCCCTGGAAAGTTGTCTGTGGGAGCTCAAG GCTCTCCAGAGACATTATCATCCTGAGGTAGCCAGAGCAGCCATGGCCATCAACCAGGCCCTGTCCCCTCACGAAGTCAGCATTGCCCAGTTGCTGGAGCTCTCCCCTTATGAG ATCTTTGAGAAAGACTTTAAGAAGGAGGGATCTGGCCCTGTACCCCTGGAGTTCCTACAGCCCCAGGGACTGCTGGGCCGGAGAGGTGACCTCGCCATGGAACACTTTGCTCTGGACTGA